The Panicum virgatum strain AP13 chromosome 5K, P.virgatum_v5, whole genome shotgun sequence genome has a window encoding:
- the LOC120708513 gene encoding TOM1-like protein 7 isoform X1, with translation MYPSGAVVGAAPAAAPSAAARVDKATSHLLMGPDWAVNLEICDILNADVWQTKDVVKAVKKRLQNKDPKVQFFALTLLETMMKNCGEYVRFEVAEQHVLQEMVKIIQKKNDMQVRDKILLLLDSWQEAFGGPGSKYPQYHWAYLEVKTTGVVFPKCPVDAPPIFTPPATHNSSSPRYATGSLSDRMSSDVETLRLCPFPWRIGLISHFLAQLICLVILTVIFFYSLGDLNNIRNVTDLLNDMVHALNPSDRTAVNDEIITDLVTQCRSNQQKLLQFVSSTGNEQLLKQGLEINDFLQSVISKYDAVVSGAPLAVEAPVRETIETPREAPAVKPSAPPENNDIADEEEDEFAQLAQRKNKSVVNSDDALSSTGDLALVPIDPVGSESPSSVASNALVPLDPAPSSSTESKELDMIDLLSLTLCSPTPETSTDSPTQIQNGPQQPTITNNQNGPQQPTVINGQQYPSGVPQYPSNYQPHTTNQVYAQHNSNYVAPWAQTGAYPPQAPVYASGYGYPAPPWAAPTPPAVDSNPFLSANYQDPRPVTSVAQAATYAPPPASYPPSSISNAPFATPQSIQHNSSVGSPPSNGLTAALAQMNLNQQPKDSSQSSSRPYYIPDNLFSDLIDVKSFSGGNKIGGPSTMGSSNGGQPMIGGKK, from the exons ATGTACCCGTCGGGGGCCGTCGTGggggcggcgcccgcggcggcgccgagcgcggcggcgcgggtggacAAGGCCACGAGCCACCTGCTCATGGGGCCCGACTGGGCCGTCAACCTCGAAATCTGCGACATCCTCAACGCCGACGTCTG GCAAACAAAGGATGTGGTGAAGGCAGTGAAAAAGAGACTGCAGAACAAGGACCCAAAGGTTCAGTTCTTTGCTTTGACG CTTTTGGAGACAATGATGAAGAACTGTGGTgaatatgtccgttttgaagtTGCTGAACAGCATGTTCTGCAAGAAATGGTCAAAATTATTCAGAAGAAG AATGATATGCAAGTAAGGGATAAAATATTATTACTTTTAGACTCCTGGCAAGAGGCATTTGGTGGACCTGGAAGTAAATACCCGCAATATCATTGGGCATATCTTGAAGTAAAG ACGACAGGTGTAGTGTTCCCAAAATGTCCTGTAGATGCCCCACCAATATTTACACCTCCTGCTACACATAATTCTAGTTCGCCCAGATATGCTACAGGAAGTCTGAGTGACAGAATGTCCTCAGATGTTGAGACTCTGAGGTTATGCCCCTTTCCTTGGCGTATTGGACTCATTTCGCATTTTCTTGCCCAGTTAATCTGTCTCGTGATTTTAACAGTTATTTTTTTTTACAGTTTAGGGGACTTGAATAATATTCGAAATGTGACAGACCTACTGAACGATATGGTGCATGCTTTAAACCCATCTGATCGCACG GCTGTTAACGACGAAATTATCACAGATCTTGTGACCCAATGTCGCTCAAATCAACAAAAGCTTTTGCAATTTGTCAGTTCAACAGG GAATGAGCAGTTACTAAAGCAAGGACTGGAGATAAATGATTTCTTACAAAGTGTAATTTCAAAGTATGATGCTGTGGTTTCTGGTGCTCCTTTGGCGGTTGAAGCTCCAGTGAGAGAGACAATTGAGACTCCTAGGGAGGCTCCTGCAGTAAAACCATCTGCACCCCCTGAAAATAATGACATTGCTGATGaagaggaagatgagtttgcgCAGCTAGCTCAAAG GAAAAACAAATCTGTAGTAAACAGCGATGATGCATTATCAAGCACTGGGGACCTCGCCCTTGTACCCATTGATCCAGTGGGTTCGGAGTCACCATCTTCTGTTGCAAGCAATGCATTGGTTCCTCTTGACCCAGCTCCTAGCAGCAGCACTGAATCAAAAGAGCTGGATATGATCGACCTCCTAAGCCTCACCTTGTGCAGCCCCACTCCTGAAACCTCAACAGATTCTCCAACACAGATTCAAAATGGGCCTCAGCAACCTACCATTACCAATAATCAAAATGGGCCTCAACAACCTACAGTTATAAATGGGCAACAATATCCTTCTGGTGTGCCACAATACCCTTCAAACTACCAACCTCACACAACAAACCAGGTATATGCTCAACACAACAGCAATTATGTTGCACCTTGGGCCCAAACCGGAGCATATCCACCTCAGGCTCCAGTTTATGCATCTGGATATGGCTACCCTGCACCGCCCTGGGCTGCACCTACACCTCCAGCTGTTGATTCTAATCCTTTCCTTTCGGCTAATTACCAAGATCCACGCCCTGTTACTTCTGTTGCTCAGGCAGCCACCTATGCACCTCCCCCAGCTTCATATCCCCCTTCTTCAATCTCAAATGCACCATTTGCAACCCCCCAGTCAATTCAGCATAATAGTTCTGTGGGTTCTCCACCAAGCAACGGGCTGACTGCCGCTCTAGCCCAAATGAACTTGAATCAACAACCAAAAGATTCTTCACAAT
- the LOC120708513 gene encoding TOM1-like protein 6 isoform X2, with the protein MYPSGAVVGAAPAAAPSAAARVDKATSHLLMGPDWAVNLEICDILNADVWQTKDVVKAVKKRLQNKDPKVQFFALTLLETMMKNCGEYVRFEVAEQHVLQEMVKIIQKKNDMQVRDKILLLLDSWQEAFGGPGSKYPQYHWAYLEVKTTGVVFPKCPVDAPPIFTPPATHNSSSPRYATGSLSDRMSSDVETLSLGDLNNIRNVTDLLNDMVHALNPSDRTAVNDEIITDLVTQCRSNQQKLLQFVSSTGNEQLLKQGLEINDFLQSVISKYDAVVSGAPLAVEAPVRETIETPREAPAVKPSAPPENNDIADEEEDEFAQLAQRKNKSVVNSDDALSSTGDLALVPIDPVGSESPSSVASNALVPLDPAPSSSTESKELDMIDLLSLTLCSPTPETSTDSPTQIQNGPQQPTITNNQNGPQQPTVINGQQYPSGVPQYPSNYQPHTTNQVYAQHNSNYVAPWAQTGAYPPQAPVYASGYGYPAPPWAAPTPPAVDSNPFLSANYQDPRPVTSVAQAATYAPPPASYPPSSISNAPFATPQSIQHNSSVGSPPSNGLTAALAQMNLNQQPKDSSQSSSRPYYIPDNLFSDLIDVKSFSGGNKIGGPSTMGSSNGGQPMIGGKK; encoded by the exons ATGTACCCGTCGGGGGCCGTCGTGggggcggcgcccgcggcggcgccgagcgcggcggcgcgggtggacAAGGCCACGAGCCACCTGCTCATGGGGCCCGACTGGGCCGTCAACCTCGAAATCTGCGACATCCTCAACGCCGACGTCTG GCAAACAAAGGATGTGGTGAAGGCAGTGAAAAAGAGACTGCAGAACAAGGACCCAAAGGTTCAGTTCTTTGCTTTGACG CTTTTGGAGACAATGATGAAGAACTGTGGTgaatatgtccgttttgaagtTGCTGAACAGCATGTTCTGCAAGAAATGGTCAAAATTATTCAGAAGAAG AATGATATGCAAGTAAGGGATAAAATATTATTACTTTTAGACTCCTGGCAAGAGGCATTTGGTGGACCTGGAAGTAAATACCCGCAATATCATTGGGCATATCTTGAAGTAAAG ACGACAGGTGTAGTGTTCCCAAAATGTCCTGTAGATGCCCCACCAATATTTACACCTCCTGCTACACATAATTCTAGTTCGCCCAGATATGCTACAGGAAGTCTGAGTGACAGAATGTCCTCAGATGTTGAGACTCTGAG TTTAGGGGACTTGAATAATATTCGAAATGTGACAGACCTACTGAACGATATGGTGCATGCTTTAAACCCATCTGATCGCACG GCTGTTAACGACGAAATTATCACAGATCTTGTGACCCAATGTCGCTCAAATCAACAAAAGCTTTTGCAATTTGTCAGTTCAACAGG GAATGAGCAGTTACTAAAGCAAGGACTGGAGATAAATGATTTCTTACAAAGTGTAATTTCAAAGTATGATGCTGTGGTTTCTGGTGCTCCTTTGGCGGTTGAAGCTCCAGTGAGAGAGACAATTGAGACTCCTAGGGAGGCTCCTGCAGTAAAACCATCTGCACCCCCTGAAAATAATGACATTGCTGATGaagaggaagatgagtttgcgCAGCTAGCTCAAAG GAAAAACAAATCTGTAGTAAACAGCGATGATGCATTATCAAGCACTGGGGACCTCGCCCTTGTACCCATTGATCCAGTGGGTTCGGAGTCACCATCTTCTGTTGCAAGCAATGCATTGGTTCCTCTTGACCCAGCTCCTAGCAGCAGCACTGAATCAAAAGAGCTGGATATGATCGACCTCCTAAGCCTCACCTTGTGCAGCCCCACTCCTGAAACCTCAACAGATTCTCCAACACAGATTCAAAATGGGCCTCAGCAACCTACCATTACCAATAATCAAAATGGGCCTCAACAACCTACAGTTATAAATGGGCAACAATATCCTTCTGGTGTGCCACAATACCCTTCAAACTACCAACCTCACACAACAAACCAGGTATATGCTCAACACAACAGCAATTATGTTGCACCTTGGGCCCAAACCGGAGCATATCCACCTCAGGCTCCAGTTTATGCATCTGGATATGGCTACCCTGCACCGCCCTGGGCTGCACCTACACCTCCAGCTGTTGATTCTAATCCTTTCCTTTCGGCTAATTACCAAGATCCACGCCCTGTTACTTCTGTTGCTCAGGCAGCCACCTATGCACCTCCCCCAGCTTCATATCCCCCTTCTTCAATCTCAAATGCACCATTTGCAACCCCCCAGTCAATTCAGCATAATAGTTCTGTGGGTTCTCCACCAAGCAACGGGCTGACTGCCGCTCTAGCCCAAATGAACTTGAATCAACAACCAAAAGATTCTTCACAAT
- the LOC120708514 gene encoding succinate dehydrogenase subunit 5, mitochondrial-like has protein sequence MATAALRSSSAARRLLRLAPAASSALSAASRPAAGVAPLSRPIAALSGGNNPISWNLRRFFSSNEKHLPAISDPEIESAFKDLLAASWNELPGSLVREAEKAVSKATDDKAGQEALKNVFRAAEACEEFSGTLVTLRMALDDLCGLTGENVGPLPGYIEDAVKAAYNRYMTYLESFGPEENYLRKKVETELGTKMIHLKMRCSGIGSEWGKISLIGTSGISGSYVELRA, from the exons atggccaccgccgccctccgctcctcctccgccgcgcgccggctcCTGCGCCTcgccccggccgcctcctcgGCGCTCTCAGCCGCCTCCCGCCCAGCCGCCGGTGTGGCGCCGCTCTCGCGCCCGATCGCTGCGCTTTCAG GTGGTAACAATCCTATCTCATGGAACCTGAGGCGCTTCTTCAGTTCGAACGAAAAGCATTTGCCTGCAATATCTGACCCAGAGATAGAGTCTGCATTTAAGGACTTGTTGGCCGCTAGTTGGAATGAACTTCCAGGTTCTCTTGTACGGGAAGCGGAGAAAGCAGTATCTAAAGCTACTGATGATAAGGCTGGTCAAGAGGCTTTGAAAAATGTATTTCGTGCAGCTGAGGCATGTGAAGAATTTAGTGGAACCTTAGTTACCCTAAGAATGGCTCTTGATGATCTTTGTGGCCTGACTGGTGAG AATGTGGGTCCCTTGCCTGGTTATATCGAAGATGCTGTTAAAGCTGCATATAATCGCTACATGACATATCTGGAATCCTTTGGTCCTGAGGAAAATTATCTAAGAAAGAAGGTGGAGACTGAGTTGGGGACAAAAATGATACACCTCAAAATGAGATGCAGTGGCATAGGTTCTGAGTGGGGAAAG ATCTCCCTGATCGGCACCTCAGGGATCTCAGGTTCCTATGTTGAGCTAAGGGCTTGA
- the LOC120708515 gene encoding amino acid transporter AVT6C-like isoform X2 produces MTPPASEGKRAGGTEEPLLPEFSGGSHGGGGASVSGAVFNVSTSIVGAGIMSIPAAMRVLGVAPALLLIAAVAALADASVEFMLRYTGWAGGKRATSTYAGLMGDAFGRAGAAVLNVFVAFTTTGTLVVYLIIIGDVMSGSVGGGDDHAGVLQELFGAQWWTGRQFVLLVAAVFVLLPLVLRRRVDSLRFTSALSILLAVVFMLISLGIAVYALLKGTATMPRMLPDFSRLSSPFELFTAVPVIVVAFTFHFNVHPIRAELSKASDMKAAVRISLVLCAAIYAAVGFFGFLLFGDATMADVLANFDRSSGAGVPQALNDAARLSYALHLVLVFPLLFFSLRVNVDELLFPGRRPLAADTRRFVSLTAVLMAVLYALAIAIPSIWTLFEYSGSTFAVTISLIFPGAIVLRDVHGIAKRKDKALAATMIILAVVTSSIAIASNIMSSISDKVRRGHEASR; encoded by the exons atgacgccgccggcgagcgaggGCAAGCGCGCCGGCGGGACGGAGGAGCCGCTGCTACCGGAGTTCTCGGGCGGCAGccatggaggcggcggggcgTCGGTCTCCGGGGCGGTTTTCAACGTGTCGACGAGCATCGTGGGCGCCGGCATCATGTCGATCCCGGCGGCGATGCGGGTGCTCGGCGTGGCCCCCGCGCTGCTCCtcatcgccgccgtcgccgcgcttgCCGACGCCTCGGTGGAGTTCATGCTGCGGTACACGGGGTGGGCCGGCGGCAAGCGGGCCACGTCCACGTACGCGGGGCTCATGGGCGACGCCttcggccgcgccggcgccgccgtgctcaaCGTCTTCGTCGCCTTCACCACCACGGGCACGCTCGTCGTCTACCTCATCATCATCG GGGACGTGATGTCCGGGAGCGTCGGCGGAGGAGACGACCACGCCGGGGTGCTGCAGGAGCTGTTCGGCGCGCAGTGGTGGACGGGGAGGCAGTTCGTgctgctcgtcgccgccgtcttTGTTCTCCTGCCGCTCGTGCTCCGCCGCCGTGTCG ATTCGCTGAGGTTCACATCGGCCCTCTCCATCCTGCTAGCGGTGGTGTTCATGCTCATCAGCCTGGGGATCGCGGTGTACGCGCTGCTCAAGGGCACGGCGACCATGCCGCGGATGCTCCCGGACTTCTCCAGGCTCTCCTCCCCGTTCGAGCtcttcaccgccgtccccgtcatcgtcgtcgccttcaCCTTCCACTTCAACG TGCACCCGATCCGCGCGGAGCTGAGCAAGGCGTCGGACATGAAGGCGGCGGTGCGCATCTCCCTCGTGCTCTGCGCCGCCATCTACGCCGCCGTGGGCTTCTTCGGCTTCCTCCTCTTCGGGGACGCCACCATGGCCGACGTGCTCGCCAACTTCGACCGCAGCTCGGGCGCCGGCGTCCCGCAGGCGCTCAACGACGCCGCGCGCCTCAGCTACGCGCTGCACCTCGTGCTCGTCTTCCCGCTCCTCTTCTTCTCGCTCCGGGTCAACGTCGACGAGCTCCTCTTCCCCGGCAGGCGGCCTCTCGCCGCGGACACGCGCCGGTTCGTGTCCCTCACGGCCGTGCTCATGGCGGTGCTCTACGCGCTCGCCATCGCCATCCCCAGCATCTGGACGCTCTTCGAGTACTCCGGGTCCACGTTCGCGGTCACCATCTCGTTGATATTCCCCGGCGCCATTGTTCTCAG GGATGTTCATGGAATAGCAAAGCGGAAGGACAAGGCTTTGGCGGCGACCATGATCATTCTGGCGGTGGTCACGAGCAGCATCGCCATTGCCTCAAACATCATGAGCTCCATCAGCGACAAAGTCAGAAGAGGCCATGAAGCTAGCAGATGA
- the LOC120708515 gene encoding amino acid transporter AVT6C-like isoform X1, with amino-acid sequence MGASKKPPFSATPSAGRESVAAEEAPLLPAEHGGGGSASVLGAVFNVSTSVVGAGIMSIPAAMRVLGVAPAAALIACAAVLADAAAGFLLRHTRGAPSSYAALMGDAFGRAGAALLNVFVAANAVGTLTVYLVIVGDVMSGAAGGGDDAHAGVLQEWFGRRWWTGREVVLVAAAAILLPLVLRKRVDSLRFTSALSILLAVVFMLISLGIAVYALLKGTATMPRMLPDFSRLSSPFELFTAVPVIVVAFTFHFNVHPIRAELSKASDMKAAVRISLVLCAAIYAAVGFFGFLLFGDATMADVLANFDRSSGAGVPQALNDAARLSYALHLVLVFPLLFFSLRVNVDELLFPGRRPLAADTRRFVSLTAVLMAVLYALAIAIPSIWTLFEYSGSTFAVTISLIFPGAIVLRDVHGIAKRKDKALAATMIILAVVTSSIAIASNIMSSISDKVRRGHEASR; translated from the exons ATGGGGGCGTCCAAGAAGCCGCCGTTCTCGGCCACGCCGAGCGCCGGCCGGGAGAGCGTTGCCGCCGAGGAGGCCCCGCTTCTGccggcggagcacggcggcggcggctcggcgtcgGTGCTGGGCGCGGTGTTCAACGTGTCGACGAGCGTGGTGGGCGCTGGGATCATGTCGATCCCGGCGGCCATGCGCGTGCTGggcgtggcgccggcggccgcgctgaTCGCGTGTGCCGCGGTCctggccgacgccgccgccggcttcctGCTCCGGCACACCCGCGGCGCGCCGTCGTCGTACGCGGCGCTGATGGGGGACGCGTTCGGCCGCGCGGGGGCCGCGCTGCTCAACGTGTTCGTCGCCGCCAACGCCGTCGGGACCCTCACCGTGTACCTCGTCATCGTTGGGGACGTGATGTCcggcgccgcgggcggcggggaCGACGCCCACGCCGGGGTGCTGCAGGAGTGGTTCGGGCGCCGCTGGTGGACCGGCCGGGAGGTGGTGctggtggcggccgcggcgatccTCCTCCCTCTCGTGCTCCGCAAGCGTGTCG ATTCGCTGAGGTTCACATCGGCCCTCTCCATCCTGCTAGCGGTGGTGTTCATGCTCATCAGCCTGGGGATCGCGGTGTACGCGCTGCTCAAGGGCACGGCGACCATGCCGCGGATGCTCCCGGACTTCTCCAGGCTCTCCTCCCCGTTCGAGCtcttcaccgccgtccccgtcatcgtcgtcgccttcaCCTTCCACTTCAACG TGCACCCGATCCGCGCGGAGCTGAGCAAGGCGTCGGACATGAAGGCGGCGGTGCGCATCTCCCTCGTGCTCTGCGCCGCCATCTACGCCGCCGTGGGCTTCTTCGGCTTCCTCCTCTTCGGGGACGCCACCATGGCCGACGTGCTCGCCAACTTCGACCGCAGCTCGGGCGCCGGCGTCCCGCAGGCGCTCAACGACGCCGCGCGCCTCAGCTACGCGCTGCACCTCGTGCTCGTCTTCCCGCTCCTCTTCTTCTCGCTCCGGGTCAACGTCGACGAGCTCCTCTTCCCCGGCAGGCGGCCTCTCGCCGCGGACACGCGCCGGTTCGTGTCCCTCACGGCCGTGCTCATGGCGGTGCTCTACGCGCTCGCCATCGCCATCCCCAGCATCTGGACGCTCTTCGAGTACTCCGGGTCCACGTTCGCGGTCACCATCTCGTTGATATTCCCCGGCGCCATTGTTCTCAG GGATGTTCATGGAATAGCAAAGCGGAAGGACAAGGCTTTGGCGGCGACCATGATCATTCTGGCGGTGGTCACGAGCAGCATCGCCATTGCCTCAAACATCATGAGCTCCATCAGCGACAAAGTCAGAAGAGGCCATGAAGCTAGCAGATGA
- the LOC120708515 gene encoding amino acid transporter AVT6C-like isoform X3 — MGASKKPPFSATPSAGRESVAAEEAPLLPAEHGGGGSASVLGAVFNVSTSVVGAGIMSIPAAMRVLGVAPAAALIACAAVLADAAAGFLLRHTRGAPSSYAALMGDAFGRAGAALLNVFVAANAVGTLTVYLVIVGDVMSGAAGGGDDAHAGVLQEWFGRRWWTGREVVLVAAAAILLPLVLRKRVDSLRFTSALSILLAVVFMLISLGIAVYALLKGTATMPRMLPDFSRLSSPFELFTAVPVIVVAFTFHFNVHPIRAELSKASDMKAAVRISLVLCAAIYAAVGFFGFLLFGDATMADVLANFDRSSGAGVPQALNDAARLSYALHLVLVFPLLFFSLRVNVDELLFPGRRPLAADTRRFVSLTAVLMAVLYALAIAIPSIWTLFEYSGSTFAVTISLIFPGAIVLRIARLLKLIRN, encoded by the exons ATGGGGGCGTCCAAGAAGCCGCCGTTCTCGGCCACGCCGAGCGCCGGCCGGGAGAGCGTTGCCGCCGAGGAGGCCCCGCTTCTGccggcggagcacggcggcggcggctcggcgtcgGTGCTGGGCGCGGTGTTCAACGTGTCGACGAGCGTGGTGGGCGCTGGGATCATGTCGATCCCGGCGGCCATGCGCGTGCTGggcgtggcgccggcggccgcgctgaTCGCGTGTGCCGCGGTCctggccgacgccgccgccggcttcctGCTCCGGCACACCCGCGGCGCGCCGTCGTCGTACGCGGCGCTGATGGGGGACGCGTTCGGCCGCGCGGGGGCCGCGCTGCTCAACGTGTTCGTCGCCGCCAACGCCGTCGGGACCCTCACCGTGTACCTCGTCATCGTTGGGGACGTGATGTCcggcgccgcgggcggcggggaCGACGCCCACGCCGGGGTGCTGCAGGAGTGGTTCGGGCGCCGCTGGTGGACCGGCCGGGAGGTGGTGctggtggcggccgcggcgatccTCCTCCCTCTCGTGCTCCGCAAGCGTGTCG ATTCGCTGAGGTTCACATCGGCCCTCTCCATCCTGCTAGCGGTGGTGTTCATGCTCATCAGCCTGGGGATCGCGGTGTACGCGCTGCTCAAGGGCACGGCGACCATGCCGCGGATGCTCCCGGACTTCTCCAGGCTCTCCTCCCCGTTCGAGCtcttcaccgccgtccccgtcatcgtcgtcgccttcaCCTTCCACTTCAACG TGCACCCGATCCGCGCGGAGCTGAGCAAGGCGTCGGACATGAAGGCGGCGGTGCGCATCTCCCTCGTGCTCTGCGCCGCCATCTACGCCGCCGTGGGCTTCTTCGGCTTCCTCCTCTTCGGGGACGCCACCATGGCCGACGTGCTCGCCAACTTCGACCGCAGCTCGGGCGCCGGCGTCCCGCAGGCGCTCAACGACGCCGCGCGCCTCAGCTACGCGCTGCACCTCGTGCTCGTCTTCCCGCTCCTCTTCTTCTCGCTCCGGGTCAACGTCGACGAGCTCCTCTTCCCCGGCAGGCGGCCTCTCGCCGCGGACACGCGCCGGTTCGTGTCCCTCACGGCCGTGCTCATGGCGGTGCTCTACGCGCTCGCCATCGCCATCCCCAGCATCTGGACGCTCTTCGAGTACTCCGGGTCCACGTTCGCGGTCACCATCTCGTTGATATTCCCCGGCGCCATTGTTCTCAG GATTGCTCGACTACTGAAGTTAATTAGAAACTAA
- the LOC120708516 gene encoding uncharacterized protein LOC120708516, whose product MAQNTSEEDIENVPYSDPNSPILTGYRVSVPALDDGLALGTLRHEQRLLDFLKATPSVQWIKKINLCSPLIKFRLASSSVRGNLHAHFIRTISWGSVFTVCKKWLKHPMNIALLIWLLCVGAAGAMLILLLLGLLNDAFPSKSLRNQWIEIDNQILNALFTLLSIYEHPKLIHHTVLLYRWQPEDAAELRKYYCKNVACRPNERAHISFVVVLLHITCISQYSDCGLYWAYSSKSRSEFADNFFFILGIAAPVLAGVYTVYSPLGRDYDVVSDEETKQLDAVLVESSETRTVVSNPAWAGGLFDCSEDPTACYLSFLFTFCVFGWNMERLGFGNMYVHTFTFLLLCVTPFWLFNITAMNIHSYIFGDFIGAAGIILCFFGLLYGGFWRIQMRKTFGLPRSRWFCGSASLTDYVQWLFCWPCSLAQEVRTGNLYDAKDGNFYEKLMDGGDVENGSGLIVVTELPVSMGVEEGNSINAKLVADGEMIPPTQPVIECGEREGTDSEVVANCSIQLKS is encoded by the coding sequence ATGGCTCAGAATACCTCCGAAGAAGACATAGAAAATGTGCCATATTCAGATCCAAATTCACCAATTCTGACTGGATATCGGGTATCAGTTCCTGCTCTTGATGATGGACTAGCGCTAGGGACACTCCGTCATGAACAAAGACTTCTTGATTTCCTGAAGGCCACTCCCTCAGTGCAATGGATAAAGAAAATCAATCTTTGTTCACCATTGATAAAATTTCGGCTGGCATCCTCTAGCGTCCGTGGTAACCTTCATGCTCACTTCATCAGAACAATCAGCTGGGGTTCAGTTTTCACTGTATGCAAGAAATGGCTCAAGCATCCCATGAACATTGCTCTCCTAATATGGCTGCTCTGTGTTGGTGCTGCTGGTGCCATGTTAATCTTGCTTCTATTAGGACTCCTGAATGATGCATTCCCTTCCAAGTCCTTAAGAAATCAATGGATAGAGATTGACAATCAAATCCTCAACGCCCTCTTCACCCTCTTGAGCATATACGAGCACCCAAAATTAATCCACCATACTGTTCTTCTCTACCGGTGGCAGCCCGAGGACGCAGCCGAACTAAGGAAATATTATTGCAAGAATGTGGCATGCCGTCCCAATGAGCGAGCACACATATCCTTTGTGGTGGTTCTCCTCCACATCACTTGCATCTCCCAGTATTCTGATTGTGGCCTCTACTGGGCCTACTCCAGCAAATCACGCTCTGAATTTGCTGACAACTTCTTCTTCATCCTAGGCATTGCTGCACCGGTCCTTGCTGGAGTGTACACAGTGTACAGCCCTCTTGGCAGGGACTATGATGTCGTGTCTGATGAAGAAACCAAACAACTGGACGCAGTTCTAGTCGAGTCATCAGAAACAAGGACAGTAGTGAGCAACCCCGCATGGGCAGGTGGGCTGTTTGATTGCAGTGAGGACCCCACAGCTTGCTATCTCTCTTTCCTCTTCACATTCTGTGTGTTTGGTTGGAACATGGAGCGACTTGGGTTTGGCAACATGTATGTGCACACATTCACATTCCTGTTGCTGTGTGTCACGCCATTCTGGTTGTTCAACATCACAGCGATGAACATCCACAGCTACATCTTTGGTGATTTCATCGGTGCTGCAGGGATTATCCTGTGTTTCTTTGGCCTGCTATATGGGGGTTTCTGGAGGATCCAGATGAGGAAGACATTTGGGCTGCCCAGAAGCAGGTGGTTCTGCGGATCAGCATCATTGACAGACTATGTGCAGTGGCTGTTCTGCTGGCCATGCTCTCTTGCGCAGGAGGTCCGCACGGGAAACCTGTATGATGCAAAGGATGGGAACTTCTATGAGAAACTGATGGACGGTGGTGATGTGGAGAACGGATCAGGATTGATAGTTGTGACAGAATTACCAGTATCTATGGGAGTAGAAGAGGGGAATAGTATCAATGCCAAACTCGTGGCAGATGGTGAAATGATTCCACCCACCCAACCAGTAATAGAATGTGGGGAGAGGGAAGGAACTGATTCAGAAGTTGTGGCAAATTGTAGCATCCAGCTCAAAAGCTAA
- the LOC120708519 gene encoding copper transport protein ATX1-like: MHLYMPRGADRWTSSVGKLFEEFVHISLLLCSPGTMAVVELKVGMHCERCIKAIKKAIKTIDDMESYQLETETNKVMVTGNVTPEEVVKALHKIGKTATCWTED, from the exons ATGCATCTATATATGCCCCGGGGTGCAGATAGATGGACATCTTCTGTTGGAAAGCTGTTTGAGGAGTTTGTGCACATTAGTCTCCTGCTCTGTTCTCCCGGAACCATGGCT gttgtggagctcaaggttgGAATGCACTGCGAAAGGTGCATCAAAGCGATTAAGAAGGCTATAAAAACAATCGATG ATATGGAGAGCTATCAACTAGAGACGGAGACGAACAAGGTCATGGTGACAGGGAACGTGACCCCGGAGGAAGTCGTCAAGGCTCTCCACAAGATTGGTAAGACGGCAACC